A single region of the Kocuria rosea genome encodes:
- a CDS encoding DUF305 domain-containing protein, translated as MKRSTTLTTLVLTTALALVGCGTGAEESTETAPETAAPATSSAQATSTTSASPSGSAEAIAAEHNDADVMFAQMMIPHHQQAVEMSEMLLAKDNIPDNVRDFAQGVVAAQGPEIERMNAMLTAWDEEPMMESDGMEGMDHGASMDGMMSEEDMQQLEDTQGTEAARLYLEQMTVHHEGAVDMARDEVDNGENPQAVALAQQVIEDQEAEIQEMETMLQELPEQS; from the coding sequence GTGAAGCGTTCCACCACCCTGACCACCCTCGTCCTGACCACCGCCCTGGCCTTGGTCGGCTGCGGCACCGGTGCCGAAGAGAGCACCGAGACCGCCCCGGAAACCGCCGCCCCGGCCACCTCCAGCGCCCAGGCCACGAGCACCACCTCGGCCTCCCCCTCCGGGTCCGCCGAGGCGATCGCCGCCGAGCACAACGATGCCGACGTGATGTTCGCCCAAATGATGATCCCCCACCACCAGCAGGCCGTGGAAATGAGCGAGATGCTGCTGGCCAAGGACAACATCCCGGACAACGTGCGCGATTTCGCCCAAGGTGTGGTCGCGGCCCAGGGCCCGGAGATCGAGCGCATGAATGCCATGCTCACCGCCTGGGACGAGGAACCCATGATGGAGTCCGACGGCATGGAAGGCATGGACCACGGAGCGAGCATGGACGGGATGATGAGCGAAGAGGACATGCAACAGCTCGAGGACACCCAGGGCACCGAAGCCGCCCGACTGTACCTGGAGCAGATGACCGTCCACCACGAAGGCGCCGTGGACATGGCCCGCGACGAGGTCGACAATGGCGAGAACCCGCAGGCCGTGGCACTGGCCCAGCAGGTCATCGAGGATCAGGAGGCCGAGATTCAGGAGATGGAGACCATGCTCCAGGAGTTGCCCGAGCAGTCCTGA
- a CDS encoding heavy-metal-associated domain-containing protein yields MTDATNLRLPLVSTGCACCAPPAAQDEPASTNPRVPFGVSTATTYQVEGMTCGHCTGRVTDALTALEGVQDVEIDLVAGDTSTVTVISQRPMSTEAVRSAIEEVGYTLATS; encoded by the coding sequence GTGACCGATGCGACCAATCTCAGACTTCCTCTCGTCTCCACCGGTTGCGCCTGCTGCGCACCGCCTGCCGCACAGGACGAACCAGCCTCAACCAACCCTCGGGTGCCCTTCGGTGTGAGTACTGCAACGACTTACCAGGTGGAGGGCATGACCTGCGGCCACTGCACGGGGCGAGTGACCGATGCCCTGACCGCCCTGGAGGGCGTCCAAGACGTAGAGATCGACCTCGTAGCCGGCGACACCTCCACCGTCACCGTGATAAGCCAACGACCGATGTCGACTGAAGCCGTCCGATCCGCCATCGAGGAGGTCGGCTACACGCTGGCCACTTCCTGA
- a CDS encoding sensor histidine kinase: MSPRRERGLASRFLGAQLLVVGASIVAAIVVASLVGPALFHDHLVMAGHPESSPELLHVERAYRDTNLITLTVALATALICALLATVWLSRRIQTPLGKLTEAAKRMARGRYDTRVPAMGAGAEVDALATSFNTMAERLQRTEDTRRQMLSDLAHEMRTPISVLTVYLEGLQDAVIDWDTTTSDVMAEQMARLTRLVEDINDVSRAEEGRFVLDRAEESVTDLLQAAGDAAKEAYAAKGVTLEIEATEPAGTVDVDRQRLGQVLGNLLSNALRHTPPGGTVTIRAGGQGSEDVAIRVTDTGEGISREQLPHVFERFYRGDTARDRDHGGSGIGLTISKALVEAHEGALTAHSPGPGHGTVFIATLPRHSHDRAEQAMITT, encoded by the coding sequence ATGAGCCCCCGGCGTGAACGCGGGTTGGCCTCTCGGTTTCTGGGCGCCCAGTTGCTGGTGGTGGGCGCCAGCATCGTGGCCGCGATCGTGGTGGCCTCCCTGGTCGGCCCAGCGCTGTTCCACGATCACCTCGTCATGGCCGGGCACCCCGAGAGCTCTCCGGAACTGCTGCACGTGGAGCGGGCCTACCGCGACACCAACCTGATCACTCTGACCGTGGCCCTGGCCACCGCCTTGATCTGTGCGCTGCTGGCCACCGTCTGGCTCTCCCGCCGCATCCAGACCCCGCTGGGAAAGCTAACCGAGGCGGCCAAAAGGATGGCCCGCGGCCGCTACGACACCCGGGTCCCGGCCATGGGCGCCGGGGCGGAAGTGGATGCCCTGGCCACTTCGTTCAACACTATGGCTGAGCGGCTGCAGCGTACCGAGGACACTCGACGCCAGATGCTCTCCGACCTGGCCCACGAGATGCGCACCCCCATCTCCGTGCTCACCGTTTACCTCGAGGGCCTCCAGGACGCAGTCATCGACTGGGACACCACCACCAGCGACGTCATGGCCGAGCAGATGGCTCGGCTGACCCGGTTGGTCGAAGACATCAACGATGTCTCTCGCGCTGAGGAAGGCAGGTTCGTGCTCGACCGTGCCGAAGAGTCCGTGACCGATCTGCTCCAGGCCGCCGGCGACGCCGCGAAGGAAGCCTACGCAGCCAAGGGCGTCACCCTGGAGATCGAGGCCACGGAGCCGGCGGGGACCGTGGACGTGGATCGGCAACGCCTTGGACAGGTGCTGGGAAACCTGCTCTCCAACGCCCTGCGCCACACCCCGCCCGGCGGTACGGTGACCATCCGCGCGGGCGGGCAGGGCTCAGAAGACGTCGCGATCCGCGTCACTGACACGGGCGAGGGCATAAGCCGTGAACAGCTGCCGCACGTCTTCGAGCGCTTCTACCGCGGCGACACCGCCCGGGACCGCGACCACGGCGGCTCCGGGATTGGCCTGACTATCTCGAAAGCCTTGGTCGAGGCCCATGAAGGCGCTCTCACCGCCCACTCCCCCGGGCCCGGACACGGAACCGTGTTCATCGCAACACTGCCACGCCACAGCCACGACAGGGCAGAGCAGGCGATGATCACCACCTGA
- a CDS encoding response regulator transcription factor yields the protein MTSGTDSAAPAGRVLVVDDEKPLAQMVATYLTRAGFDVSAAHTGPDALQAARTREPDVVVLDLGLPGLDGIEVCRRLRAFSECYVLMLTARGDEEDKLAGLEVGADDYITKPFSVRELVARVQAVLRRPRTTIAPPEPERVVGDLVIDLATHEARVAETPVALTRTEFDLLVALSARPHQPLSRRQLIDTVWDPAWVGDERIVDVHIGHLRRKLGADPSRYIDTVRGVGYRMVAR from the coding sequence ATGACTTCCGGCACCGACTCCGCGGCCCCAGCCGGGCGTGTGCTCGTGGTGGACGACGAGAAGCCCCTGGCCCAGATGGTCGCCACTTACCTGACTCGGGCCGGCTTCGATGTCTCCGCCGCCCATACCGGCCCCGATGCCCTTCAAGCCGCCCGCACCCGGGAGCCCGACGTCGTCGTCCTGGACCTGGGGCTTCCCGGGCTGGACGGGATCGAGGTGTGCCGCCGACTGCGGGCCTTCTCGGAGTGCTACGTGCTGATGCTCACCGCCCGCGGGGACGAAGAGGACAAGCTGGCCGGGCTGGAGGTCGGGGCCGATGACTACATCACCAAGCCCTTCAGCGTCCGTGAGCTCGTCGCCCGGGTCCAAGCGGTGCTGCGCCGGCCCCGCACCACGATCGCACCACCGGAGCCGGAGCGAGTGGTCGGGGATCTCGTCATCGACCTCGCCACCCACGAGGCCCGGGTGGCCGAGACCCCGGTGGCATTGACCCGCACCGAGTTCGATCTGCTCGTGGCCCTGTCCGCCCGCCCGCACCAACCGCTCTCGCGCCGTCAGCTCATCGACACCGTCTGGGACCCGGCCTGGGTGGGCGATGAGCGGATCGTGGACGTGCACATCGGGCACCTGCGCCGCAAGCTCGGCGCGGACCCGAGCCGTTATATCGACACCGTGCGCGGAGTCGGTTACCGGATGGTGGCCCGATGA
- a CDS encoding multicopper oxidase family protein, which yields MNTLSRRSLVVGGLSLLGSSTLAACSAPSTPSTAGTGSRAASAGAGQRVVAKTLTAQPVRLDLGGPTVSTWAYGDSTPGPLIRATAGDRLRITVDNQLPAQTTVHWHGIALDQAADGVPGVTQDPIAAGATYTYDYTAPDPGTYFYHPHVGVQLDRGLYAPLIIDDPQEPGDYDHEWILVLDDWVDGTGQTPDDILTTLTSSGEGGMDHGNMGGMGGMEGMGMSSGSSEGMAGMDHGSMGAGDSPYGDDAGDVAYPHYLVNGRVPADPEVLTAKPGQRVRLRIINAAADTIFTVALGGHRMTVTHTDGFPVQPQDTHALYLGMGERYDATVTLTDGVFPFVAVPLGKEGQAMSLVRTGSGAAPSPSVRPAELDKPVLVGAELKPADSARLEAREPDVRLELAMTGQMNPYEWGFNGAPYGQHQPLEIQEGQRVRLDVANHTMMAHPLHLHGHTFALPNGLRKDTVLIAPMQSMAIDLQADNPGNWLIHCHNIYHAEAGMTTELKYRP from the coding sequence ATGAACACCCTCTCCCGCAGAAGCCTGGTGGTCGGTGGGCTGAGCCTGCTCGGCTCCAGTACCCTGGCGGCCTGCTCCGCTCCTTCCACCCCCTCCACGGCCGGCACGGGGTCCAGGGCGGCCTCTGCGGGCGCCGGTCAGCGCGTTGTCGCCAAGACGCTCACCGCCCAGCCGGTGCGCCTGGACCTGGGTGGGCCGACCGTGTCGACATGGGCCTACGGTGACAGCACCCCCGGTCCGCTCATCCGCGCAACCGCCGGGGACCGCCTGCGGATCACCGTCGACAACCAGTTGCCGGCGCAGACCACCGTGCACTGGCACGGGATCGCCCTGGACCAGGCAGCAGATGGGGTGCCCGGGGTGACCCAGGACCCGATCGCCGCCGGTGCCACCTACACCTACGACTACACCGCCCCGGATCCGGGCACCTATTTTTACCACCCGCACGTCGGGGTCCAGCTGGACCGCGGCCTGTATGCCCCACTGATCATTGATGACCCCCAAGAACCCGGGGACTACGACCACGAGTGGATCCTGGTCCTCGACGACTGGGTCGACGGCACGGGCCAAACCCCCGACGACATCCTGACCACCCTGACCTCCTCAGGGGAGGGTGGCATGGACCACGGAAACATGGGTGGCATGGGTGGCATGGAGGGCATGGGCATGTCTTCTGGTTCCTCGGAGGGCATGGCTGGCATGGATCACGGCAGCATGGGCGCCGGTGACTCCCCGTACGGCGATGACGCCGGGGACGTGGCCTACCCGCATTACCTGGTCAATGGGCGGGTGCCGGCTGACCCGGAGGTGCTCACTGCGAAGCCGGGCCAACGGGTGCGGCTGCGGATCATCAACGCTGCTGCGGACACCATCTTCACGGTCGCCCTGGGCGGGCACCGGATGACGGTCACACACACCGACGGGTTCCCCGTGCAGCCGCAGGACACCCATGCCCTCTATCTGGGCATGGGGGAGCGCTACGATGCGACCGTCACCCTGACCGACGGTGTCTTCCCGTTCGTGGCCGTGCCGCTGGGCAAGGAGGGGCAGGCCATGAGTCTGGTGCGCACCGGTTCCGGTGCCGCTCCGTCGCCGTCCGTGCGACCGGCGGAACTGGACAAGCCCGTGCTGGTCGGTGCCGAGCTGAAACCTGCCGACAGCGCCCGGCTCGAGGCCCGGGAACCCGATGTGCGCCTGGAGCTGGCCATGACCGGACAGATGAATCCTTACGAGTGGGGATTCAACGGGGCCCCTTACGGGCAGCATCAACCACTGGAGATTCAAGAGGGACAGCGGGTGCGGCTCGACGTGGCCAACCACACGATGATGGCCCATCCCCTGCACCTGCACGGGCACACCTTCGCGTTGCCCAACGGCCTGCGCAAGGACACCGTCCTGATCGCCCCGATGCAGTCGATGGCCATCGATCTGCAGGCGGACAATCCCGGGAACTGGCTGATCCACTGCCACAACATCTACCACGCCGAGGCCGGCATGACGACCGAGCTGAAATACCGCCCATGA